A genome region from Bufo gargarizans isolate SCDJY-AF-19 chromosome 2, ASM1485885v1, whole genome shotgun sequence includes the following:
- the LOC122928299 gene encoding protocadherin gamma-B1-like isoform X15: MNGLQLQEGQAMQRIRWQVIFPFLFSWICHSVSGQIHYSINEELRKGSIVGNLAKDLGLDVKDLSSRKLHIVSDVSEKYFSINLDNGNLCIANRIDRETLCRAIADCVLTFDAMVDNPLNFFSVNIDIQDINDNIPKFAHEKIKIQMSESTSPGRRFLLQNAEDLDVGVNSLLSYTLSKNQYFALGEKVSSDGSVFPELILEKPLDRETQDKHELILTASDGGNPVQTGTALINIIISDINDNSPIFTQDVYKVSVRENIPVNSTILQVSASDEDEGVNAQVTYSFSTTAGHILDAFFINPRSGEIKTKGYLDYETTKSFEILVQAEDGGGLPTKAKVLIELIDENDNAPEISIMSMLTKITEDSALGTVVALIKVNDRDSGENGEVQCLIKEYLPFELIPSANNFYKIVTKSSLDREKLSSYNITIQATDKGSPGMTSRKVILLDISDINDNAPMFEKLGYTAFIPENNLPGASIFSVHATDIDSEDNAKITYSIMTNGNYAESLSSHISVNPITGIIYAQQSFDYEKHKEFNIQIFANDNGSPSLNSSATLRIYVVDQNDNSPVILYPSPEVDSSTFEMVPWTSEQGSLVSKVVAVDADSGHNAWLSYYFQSSEPPLFTIDQHTGEIRTSRVFQERDIMKNGIVVLVKDNGIPSRTSSVTINMVIADHFHQVLPELSSQSEKEESQSNLQFYLVIALALISFLFMLTVSIAVISKYKESKTTSFGSMSTSLYPQVDPRYCSQFNGTLPLPYSYDVCVTLDPNNQEFAFLEPEHNVPVDNLIDAGESGMGSESIKNALITETQQGQPNTDWRFTQAQRPGPSGSC; encoded by the coding sequence ATGAATGGATTACAACTACAGGAAGGACAAGCAATGCAAAGAATCAGATGGCAAGTAATATTTCCCTTCTTATTTTCCTGGATTTGTCATTCAGTCTCTGGTCAGATTCATTATTCTATTAATGAAGAATTAAGAAAAGGTTCAATTGTTGGGAATTTAGCAAAGGACCTTGGATTAGATGTTAAGGATCTCTCCTCAAGGAAATTACACATTGTATCTGATGTGTCAGAGAAATATTTCAGTATAAATCTGGATAATGGAAATCTATGCATTGCTAACAGGATAGACAGAGAGACATTGTGTAGAGCTATAGCTGATTGTGTCCTTACATTTGATGCTATGGTGGACAATCCATTAAATTTCTTCAGTGTTAACATTGATATTCAGGATATAAATGACAATATTCCTAAATTTGCCCATGAAAAGATTAAAATACAAATGAGTGAATCAACCTCTCCAGGAAGAAGATTTCTTTTACAAAATGCAGAAGATTTGGATGTGGGTGTTAATTCTCTGTTAAGCTACACACTCAGTAAAAACCAGTATTTTGCTCTTGGAGAGAAGGTCAGCTCTGATGGCAGTGTATTTCCAGAGCTTATACTAGAGAAACCTCTAGACCGAGAGACACAAGACAAGCATGAACTTATTCTAACAGCTTCTGATGGTGGAAATCCTGTACAGACAGGCACTGCCTTAATTAATATCATTATCAGTGATATCAATGATAATTCTCCAATATTTACACAGGATGTATATAAAGTAAGTGTTAGGGAAAATATACCGGTGAATTCAACAATTCTGCAGGTCAGTGCAAGTGACGAAGATGAAGGTGTCAATGCACAAGTTACCTACTCATTTAGCACAACAGCAGGACACATTCTTGATGCCTTTTTTATCAATCCTAGAAGTGGAGAAATTAAAACAAAAGGATATTTAGATTATGAAACGACAAAATCCTTTGAGATTTTGGTGCAAGCAGAGGATGGAGGTGGCCTACCAACCAAAGCCAAGGTTCTAATAGAATTAATAGACGAAAATGACAATGCTCCTGAGATATCCATAATGTCAATGTTGACTAAGATTACTGAGGATTCAGCCCTTGGAACAGTCGTGGCTTTAATTAAAGTAAATGACCGTGACTCAGGAGAAAATGGTGAGGTTCAATGTTTAATAAAAGAGTATTTGCCATTTGAGTTGATACCTTCAGCCAATAATTTTTATAAAATTGTTACAAAAAGTAGTCTAGATAGAGAAAAGTTATCATCTTACAACATCACAATACAAGCTACAGACAAAGGGTCTCCTGGAATGACTTCTAGAAAAGTTATTTTGCTTGATATATCCGATATAAATGACAATGCACCAATGTTTGAGAAATTAGGTTACACTGCATTTATACCAGAAAATAATTTACCAGGAGCTTCAATTTTTAGTGTTCATGCAACAGATATAGACAGCGAAGATAATGCTAAGATAACCTATTCTATAATGACCAATGGTAATTACGCAGAATCCCTGTCTTCACATATCTCTGTGAATCCAATAACTGGCATAATCTATGCTCAACAGTCATTTGATTATGAAAAGCATAAAGAAtttaatatccaaatctttgctAATGACAATGGATCTCCATCTCTGAACAGCAGTGCAACACTAAGAATATATGTAGTAGACCAGAATGATAATTCACCTGTTATTCTGTACCCATCACCAGAGGTTGACAGCTCAACATTTGAGATGGTTCCTTGGACCTCTGAACAAGGATCTTTAGTATCTAAAGTGGTGGCAGTGGATGCTGACTCTGGACACAATGCCTGGTTGTCCTACTATTTTCAGTCTTCTGAACCGCCACTCTTTACCATTGACCAGCACACGGGGGAGATCAGAACATCACGTGTATTTCAAGAAAGAGACATCATGAAAAATGGAATTGTGGTTTTAGTAAAAGACAATGGGATTCCATCTCGTACATCTTCGGTGACTATAAATATGGTGATTGCTGATCATTTCCATCAGGTCCTTCCTGAACTAAGTAGTCAGTCTGAAAAGGAGGAATCTCAGTCCAACCTACAATTCTACTTAGTAATAGCCTTggcattaatttcctttttatttatgttGACTGTGAGTATTGCAGTTATTTCCAAGTACAAAGAGTCCAAAACTACTTCATTTGGATCCATGAGTACAAGTCTATATCCACAAGTTGACCCTAGATATTGTTCACAGTTCAATGGAACATTACCTCTGCCATATTCGTATGATGTTTGTGTAACTCTGGACCCAAATAATCAGGAATTTGCTTTCCTTGAACCTGAACACAATGTTCCTGTGGATAATCTAATTGATGCTGGTGAATCAGGGATGGGAAGTGAAAGCATAAAAAATGCTTTGATTACAGAAACACAG